One stretch of Manis pentadactyla isolate mManPen7 chromosome 10, mManPen7.hap1, whole genome shotgun sequence DNA includes these proteins:
- the LOC118936096 gene encoding cytochrome P450 2W1 isoform X2 gives MALLLLGLLALLGLWGLLCACTRTPSPAPRWPPGPRPLPLVGNLHLLRVSQQDRSLMELSERYGPVFTVHLGCQKTVVLTGYEAVREALVGTGQELADRPSIAIFQLIQGGGGVFFSSGARWRAARRFTVHAFHSLGVGRQPVADKVLQELRCLTGQLDSYGGRPFPLALLGWAPSNVTFTLLFGRRFDYGDPVFVSLLGLIDEVMILLGSPSLQLFNIYPWLGALFQLHRPVLQKIEKVRAILRTLLEEQRPPKPQGCPVQSYMDALVRQCQGKDPEGLFAEANVVACALDMVMAGTETTSATLQWAALLMGKHPSVQGQVQEELDRVLGPERPPQLEDQQLLPYTNAVLHEVQRFITLLPHVPRCTATDMQLGTYLLPKGTPVVPLLSSVLLDKTQWETPHQFNPGHFLDAEGHFVRRAAFLPFSAGRRVCIGEALARSELFLLFAGLLQRYRLLPPPGLSPATLDTTPTPAFTMRPPAQALCAVPRNQGAD, from the exons ATGGCCCTGCTGCTCCTGGGCCTCTTGGCGCTCCTGGGGCTCTGGGGGCTGCTCTGCGCCTGCACCCgcaccccctccccagcccctcgcTGGCCCCCTGGGCCGCGCCCACTGCCGCTGGTCGGGAACCTGCACTTGCTGCGAGTGTCCCAGCAGGACCGGTCACTGATGGAG CTCTCAGAACGGTATGGGCCGGTGTTCACAGTCCACTTGGGATGCCAGAAGACGGTGGTGCTGACGGGCTACGAGGCAGTGAGGGAAGCCTTGGTGGGCACCGGGCAGGAACTGGCTGACCGGCCCTCCATCGCCATTTTCCAGCTCATCCAGGGAGGTGGGG GTGTCTTTTTCTCGTCTGGGGCACGCTGGAGGGCAGCCCGCCGGTTCACGGTGCACGCCTTCCACAGCCTGGGCGTGGGGAGGCAGCCTGTGGCTGACAAGGTCCTGCAGGAACTGAGGTGCCTCACGGGACAGCTGGACAGCTATGGAG GCCGGCCCTTCCCCCTGGCCCTGCTGGGCTGGGCCCCCTCCAACGTCACCTTCACTCTCCTGTTTGGCCGGCGGTTTGACTACGGGGATCCTGTGTTCGTGTCCCTGCTGGGCCTCATCGATGAGGTCATGATCCTCCTGGGGAGCCCCAGCCTGCAG CTGTTCAACATATACCCCTGGCTCGGGGCCCTCTTCCAGCTGCACCGGCCTGTCCTGCAGAAGATTGAGAAGGTGCGAGCCATCTTGAGGACCCTCCTGGAGGAGCAGCGGCCCCCCAAGCCCCAGGGGTGCCCAGTGCAGAGCTACATGGATGCCCTGGTGCGGCAATGCCAG GGGAAAGACCCCGAGGGCCTGTTTGCTGAGGCCAACGTGGTGGCCTGTGCCCTGGACATGGTCATGGCTGGCACAGAGACCACGTCAGCCACGCTGCAGTGGGCCGCCCTCCTGATGGGCAAGCACCCGAGTGTGCAGG GCCAGGTGCAGGAGGAGCTGGACCGTGTGCTGGGGCCAGAGCGGCCTCCCCAGCTGGAGGACCAGCAGCTGCTGCCTTACACCAATGCTGTACTGCACGAGGTCCAGAGGTTCATCACGCTCCTGCCCCACGTGCCGCGCTGCACGGCCACTGACATGCAGCTGGGCACCTACCTGCTTCCCAAG GGCACACCTGTGGTCCCCCTTCTGAGCTCCGTGCTCCTGGACAAGACACAGTGGGAGACGCCCCACCAGTTCAACCCCGGCCACTTCCTGGACGCCGAGGGGCACTTCGTGAGGCGGGCGGCCTTCCTGCCTTTCTCTGCAG GCCGCCGTGTCTGTATTGGGGAGGCCCTGGCCCGGTCGGAGCTGTTCCTGCTATTTGCTGGCCTTCTCCAGAGGTACCGCCTGCTGCCCCCACCTGGCCTCAGCCCTGCCACCCTGGATACCACGCCCACCCCGGCCTTCACCATGAGGCCACCGGCCCAGGCCCTGTGTGCAGTGCCCAGGAACCAAGGTGCTGACTGA
- the LOC118936096 gene encoding cytochrome P450 2W1 isoform X1, whose product MALLLLGLLALLGLWGLLCACTRTPSPAPRWPPGPRPLPLVGNLHLLRVSQQDRSLMEQLSERYGPVFTVHLGCQKTVVLTGYEAVREALVGTGQELADRPSIAIFQLIQGGGGVFFSSGARWRAARRFTVHAFHSLGVGRQPVADKVLQELRCLTGQLDSYGGRPFPLALLGWAPSNVTFTLLFGRRFDYGDPVFVSLLGLIDEVMILLGSPSLQLFNIYPWLGALFQLHRPVLQKIEKVRAILRTLLEEQRPPKPQGCPVQSYMDALVRQCQGKDPEGLFAEANVVACALDMVMAGTETTSATLQWAALLMGKHPSVQGQVQEELDRVLGPERPPQLEDQQLLPYTNAVLHEVQRFITLLPHVPRCTATDMQLGTYLLPKGTPVVPLLSSVLLDKTQWETPHQFNPGHFLDAEGHFVRRAAFLPFSAGRRVCIGEALARSELFLLFAGLLQRYRLLPPPGLSPATLDTTPTPAFTMRPPAQALCAVPRNQGAD is encoded by the exons ATGGCCCTGCTGCTCCTGGGCCTCTTGGCGCTCCTGGGGCTCTGGGGGCTGCTCTGCGCCTGCACCCgcaccccctccccagcccctcgcTGGCCCCCTGGGCCGCGCCCACTGCCGCTGGTCGGGAACCTGCACTTGCTGCGAGTGTCCCAGCAGGACCGGTCACTGATGGAG CAGCTCTCAGAACGGTATGGGCCGGTGTTCACAGTCCACTTGGGATGCCAGAAGACGGTGGTGCTGACGGGCTACGAGGCAGTGAGGGAAGCCTTGGTGGGCACCGGGCAGGAACTGGCTGACCGGCCCTCCATCGCCATTTTCCAGCTCATCCAGGGAGGTGGGG GTGTCTTTTTCTCGTCTGGGGCACGCTGGAGGGCAGCCCGCCGGTTCACGGTGCACGCCTTCCACAGCCTGGGCGTGGGGAGGCAGCCTGTGGCTGACAAGGTCCTGCAGGAACTGAGGTGCCTCACGGGACAGCTGGACAGCTATGGAG GCCGGCCCTTCCCCCTGGCCCTGCTGGGCTGGGCCCCCTCCAACGTCACCTTCACTCTCCTGTTTGGCCGGCGGTTTGACTACGGGGATCCTGTGTTCGTGTCCCTGCTGGGCCTCATCGATGAGGTCATGATCCTCCTGGGGAGCCCCAGCCTGCAG CTGTTCAACATATACCCCTGGCTCGGGGCCCTCTTCCAGCTGCACCGGCCTGTCCTGCAGAAGATTGAGAAGGTGCGAGCCATCTTGAGGACCCTCCTGGAGGAGCAGCGGCCCCCCAAGCCCCAGGGGTGCCCAGTGCAGAGCTACATGGATGCCCTGGTGCGGCAATGCCAG GGGAAAGACCCCGAGGGCCTGTTTGCTGAGGCCAACGTGGTGGCCTGTGCCCTGGACATGGTCATGGCTGGCACAGAGACCACGTCAGCCACGCTGCAGTGGGCCGCCCTCCTGATGGGCAAGCACCCGAGTGTGCAGG GCCAGGTGCAGGAGGAGCTGGACCGTGTGCTGGGGCCAGAGCGGCCTCCCCAGCTGGAGGACCAGCAGCTGCTGCCTTACACCAATGCTGTACTGCACGAGGTCCAGAGGTTCATCACGCTCCTGCCCCACGTGCCGCGCTGCACGGCCACTGACATGCAGCTGGGCACCTACCTGCTTCCCAAG GGCACACCTGTGGTCCCCCTTCTGAGCTCCGTGCTCCTGGACAAGACACAGTGGGAGACGCCCCACCAGTTCAACCCCGGCCACTTCCTGGACGCCGAGGGGCACTTCGTGAGGCGGGCGGCCTTCCTGCCTTTCTCTGCAG GCCGCCGTGTCTGTATTGGGGAGGCCCTGGCCCGGTCGGAGCTGTTCCTGCTATTTGCTGGCCTTCTCCAGAGGTACCGCCTGCTGCCCCCACCTGGCCTCAGCCCTGCCACCCTGGATACCACGCCCACCCCGGCCTTCACCATGAGGCCACCGGCCCAGGCCCTGTGTGCAGTGCCCAGGAACCAAGGTGCTGACTGA
- the C10H7orf50 gene encoding uncharacterized protein C7orf50 homolog isoform X3, translating to MHLVLRPRAPSAGAREEHPPQAAVTPGCWGQQLHLVFPTGPLRNSGMWGWAGDGPCTVPRAEEGPGKEAEEGAQEGGKEAAAGGRHHPRPQAANPALRGPAGPGLPPWVPDEHFSTLLAYLEGLKGRARELTVQKAEALMQQLDGVGDSTDPLLLEKSQRVRHMIFSQAARVPASLYLGSEPSEKHTGKLQ from the exons ATGCATCTGGTCCTGAG GCCCAGAGCTCCGTCTGCAGGTGCACGGGAGGAACATCCACCCCAGGCAGCTGTGACTCCGGGGTGCTGGGGGCAGCAGCTACACCTGGTCTTCCCCACAGGGCCTCTGA GGAACAGCGGCATGTGGGGCTGGGCAGGAGACGGACCTTGCACTGTCCCCCGAGCAGAAGAGGGTCCTGGAAAGGAAGCTGAAGAAGGAGCTCAGGAAGGAGGCAAGGAAGCGGCTGCGGGAGGCAGGCACCACCCCCGCCCCCAAGCTGCCAACCCAGCGCTCCGGGGCCCAGCTGGCCCTGGACTACCTCCATGG GTCCCTGATGAGCACTTCTCCACCCTGCTGGCCTACCTAGAGGGGCTCAAGGGCCGGGCACGTGAGCTGACAGTGCAGAAGGCTGAAGCCCTCATGCAGCAGCTGGACGGGGTAGGCGACAGCACAGACCCCCTGCTGCTGGAGAAGTCCCAGCGTGTGCGGCAC ATGATCTTCAGCCAAGCAGCAAGGGTGCCAGCCTCGCTGTACCTGGGCTCTGAACCATCTGAAAAACACACTGGAAAATTACAGTAA
- the LOC118936096 gene encoding cytochrome P450 2W1 isoform X4 — protein sequence MALLLLGLLALLGLWGLLCACTRTPSPAPRWPPGPRPLPLVGNLHLLRVSQQDRSLMEQLSERYGPVFTVHLGCQKTVVLTGYEAVREALVGTGQELADRPSIAIFQLIQGGGGVFFSSGARWRAARRFTVHAFHSLGVGRQPVADKVLQELRCLTGQLDSYGGRPFPLALLGWAPSNVTFTLLFGRRFDYGDPVFVSLLGLIDEVMILLGSPSLQLFNIYPWLGALFQLHRPVLQKIEKVRAILRTLLEEQRPPKPQGCPVQSYMDALVRQCQGKDPEGLFAEANVVACALDMVMAGTETTSATLQWAALLMGKHPSVQGHTCGPPSELRAPGQDTVGDAPPVQPRPLPGRRGALREAGGLPAFLCRPPCLYWGGPGPVGAVPAICWPSPEVPPAAPTWPQPCHPGYHAHPGLHHEATGPGPVCSAQEPRC from the exons ATGGCCCTGCTGCTCCTGGGCCTCTTGGCGCTCCTGGGGCTCTGGGGGCTGCTCTGCGCCTGCACCCgcaccccctccccagcccctcgcTGGCCCCCTGGGCCGCGCCCACTGCCGCTGGTCGGGAACCTGCACTTGCTGCGAGTGTCCCAGCAGGACCGGTCACTGATGGAG CAGCTCTCAGAACGGTATGGGCCGGTGTTCACAGTCCACTTGGGATGCCAGAAGACGGTGGTGCTGACGGGCTACGAGGCAGTGAGGGAAGCCTTGGTGGGCACCGGGCAGGAACTGGCTGACCGGCCCTCCATCGCCATTTTCCAGCTCATCCAGGGAGGTGGGG GTGTCTTTTTCTCGTCTGGGGCACGCTGGAGGGCAGCCCGCCGGTTCACGGTGCACGCCTTCCACAGCCTGGGCGTGGGGAGGCAGCCTGTGGCTGACAAGGTCCTGCAGGAACTGAGGTGCCTCACGGGACAGCTGGACAGCTATGGAG GCCGGCCCTTCCCCCTGGCCCTGCTGGGCTGGGCCCCCTCCAACGTCACCTTCACTCTCCTGTTTGGCCGGCGGTTTGACTACGGGGATCCTGTGTTCGTGTCCCTGCTGGGCCTCATCGATGAGGTCATGATCCTCCTGGGGAGCCCCAGCCTGCAG CTGTTCAACATATACCCCTGGCTCGGGGCCCTCTTCCAGCTGCACCGGCCTGTCCTGCAGAAGATTGAGAAGGTGCGAGCCATCTTGAGGACCCTCCTGGAGGAGCAGCGGCCCCCCAAGCCCCAGGGGTGCCCAGTGCAGAGCTACATGGATGCCCTGGTGCGGCAATGCCAG GGGAAAGACCCCGAGGGCCTGTTTGCTGAGGCCAACGTGGTGGCCTGTGCCCTGGACATGGTCATGGCTGGCACAGAGACCACGTCAGCCACGCTGCAGTGGGCCGCCCTCCTGATGGGCAAGCACCCGAGTGTGCAGG GGCACACCTGTGGTCCCCCTTCTGAGCTCCGTGCTCCTGGACAAGACACAGTGGGAGACGCCCCACCAGTTCAACCCCGGCCACTTCCTGGACGCCGAGGGGCACTTCGTGAGGCGGGCGGCCTTCCTGCCTTTCTCTGCAG GCCGCCGTGTCTGTATTGGGGAGGCCCTGGCCCGGTCGGAGCTGTTCCTGCTATTTGCTGGCCTTCTCCAGAGGTACCGCCTGCTGCCCCCACCTGGCCTCAGCCCTGCCACCCTGGATACCACGCCCACCCCGGCCTTCACCATGAGGCCACCGGCCCAGGCCCTGTGTGCAGTGCCCAGGAACCAAGGTGCTGA
- the C10H7orf50 gene encoding uncharacterized protein C7orf50 homolog isoform X5: MRSASRPGGRRRWTRRSGTAACGAGQETDLALSPEQKRVLERKLKKELRKEARKRLREAGTTPAPKLPTQRSGAQLALDYLHGWAQKHKSWRFQKTRQTWLLLHMYDHDKVPDEHFSTLLAYLEGLKGRARELTVQKAEALMQQLDGVGDSTDPLLLEKSQRVRHMIFSQAARVPASLYLGSEPSEKHTGKLQ, translated from the exons ATGCGCAGTGCGTCGCGGCCGGGCGGGCGCCGTCGGTGGACGCGGAGATCG GGAACAGCGGCATGTGGGGCTGGGCAGGAGACGGACCTTGCACTGTCCCCCGAGCAGAAGAGGGTCCTGGAAAGGAAGCTGAAGAAGGAGCTCAGGAAGGAGGCAAGGAAGCGGCTGCGGGAGGCAGGCACCACCCCCGCCCCCAAGCTGCCAACCCAGCGCTCCGGGGCCCAGCTGGCCCTGGACTACCTCCATGG CTGGGCCCAAAAGCACAAGAGCTGGAGATTTCAGAAGACAAGGCAGACCTGGCTCCTGCTGCACATGTACGACCATGACAAG GTCCCTGATGAGCACTTCTCCACCCTGCTGGCCTACCTAGAGGGGCTCAAGGGCCGGGCACGTGAGCTGACAGTGCAGAAGGCTGAAGCCCTCATGCAGCAGCTGGACGGGGTAGGCGACAGCACAGACCCCCTGCTGCTGGAGAAGTCCCAGCGTGTGCGGCAC ATGATCTTCAGCCAAGCAGCAAGGGTGCCAGCCTCGCTGTACCTGGGCTCTGAACCATCTGAAAAACACACTGGAAAATTACAGTAA
- the LOC118936096 gene encoding cytochrome P450 2W1 isoform X3, whose product MACRAPRGPGGGCWVTLAYPQQLSERYGPVFTVHLGCQKTVVLTGYEAVREALVGTGQELADRPSIAIFQLIQGGGGVFFSSGARWRAARRFTVHAFHSLGVGRQPVADKVLQELRCLTGQLDSYGGRPFPLALLGWAPSNVTFTLLFGRRFDYGDPVFVSLLGLIDEVMILLGSPSLQLFNIYPWLGALFQLHRPVLQKIEKVRAILRTLLEEQRPPKPQGCPVQSYMDALVRQCQGKDPEGLFAEANVVACALDMVMAGTETTSATLQWAALLMGKHPSVQGQVQEELDRVLGPERPPQLEDQQLLPYTNAVLHEVQRFITLLPHVPRCTATDMQLGTYLLPKGTPVVPLLSSVLLDKTQWETPHQFNPGHFLDAEGHFVRRAAFLPFSAGRRVCIGEALARSELFLLFAGLLQRYRLLPPPGLSPATLDTTPTPAFTMRPPAQALCAVPRNQGAD is encoded by the exons ATGGCCTGTAGGGCTCCCAGGGGACCAGGAGGGGGCTGCTGGGTGACCCTTGCCTATCCCCAGCAGCTCTCAGAACGGTATGGGCCGGTGTTCACAGTCCACTTGGGATGCCAGAAGACGGTGGTGCTGACGGGCTACGAGGCAGTGAGGGAAGCCTTGGTGGGCACCGGGCAGGAACTGGCTGACCGGCCCTCCATCGCCATTTTCCAGCTCATCCAGGGAGGTGGGG GTGTCTTTTTCTCGTCTGGGGCACGCTGGAGGGCAGCCCGCCGGTTCACGGTGCACGCCTTCCACAGCCTGGGCGTGGGGAGGCAGCCTGTGGCTGACAAGGTCCTGCAGGAACTGAGGTGCCTCACGGGACAGCTGGACAGCTATGGAG GCCGGCCCTTCCCCCTGGCCCTGCTGGGCTGGGCCCCCTCCAACGTCACCTTCACTCTCCTGTTTGGCCGGCGGTTTGACTACGGGGATCCTGTGTTCGTGTCCCTGCTGGGCCTCATCGATGAGGTCATGATCCTCCTGGGGAGCCCCAGCCTGCAG CTGTTCAACATATACCCCTGGCTCGGGGCCCTCTTCCAGCTGCACCGGCCTGTCCTGCAGAAGATTGAGAAGGTGCGAGCCATCTTGAGGACCCTCCTGGAGGAGCAGCGGCCCCCCAAGCCCCAGGGGTGCCCAGTGCAGAGCTACATGGATGCCCTGGTGCGGCAATGCCAG GGGAAAGACCCCGAGGGCCTGTTTGCTGAGGCCAACGTGGTGGCCTGTGCCCTGGACATGGTCATGGCTGGCACAGAGACCACGTCAGCCACGCTGCAGTGGGCCGCCCTCCTGATGGGCAAGCACCCGAGTGTGCAGG GCCAGGTGCAGGAGGAGCTGGACCGTGTGCTGGGGCCAGAGCGGCCTCCCCAGCTGGAGGACCAGCAGCTGCTGCCTTACACCAATGCTGTACTGCACGAGGTCCAGAGGTTCATCACGCTCCTGCCCCACGTGCCGCGCTGCACGGCCACTGACATGCAGCTGGGCACCTACCTGCTTCCCAAG GGCACACCTGTGGTCCCCCTTCTGAGCTCCGTGCTCCTGGACAAGACACAGTGGGAGACGCCCCACCAGTTCAACCCCGGCCACTTCCTGGACGCCGAGGGGCACTTCGTGAGGCGGGCGGCCTTCCTGCCTTTCTCTGCAG GCCGCCGTGTCTGTATTGGGGAGGCCCTGGCCCGGTCGGAGCTGTTCCTGCTATTTGCTGGCCTTCTCCAGAGGTACCGCCTGCTGCCCCCACCTGGCCTCAGCCCTGCCACCCTGGATACCACGCCCACCCCGGCCTTCACCATGAGGCCACCGGCCCAGGCCCTGTGTGCAGTGCCCAGGAACCAAGGTGCTGACTGA